The DNA sequence TCTCCGTCCAGCTCCGCTCCGGCGAGGGGCCCATTCCGGCCGCGCAGGAGCGCGGCGCGCCGGTGGACGCCGCCGACCTGCTGCGCGACGAACGCTGGCCCGAATACCGCGCCCTCGCCCTGGACTCCGGCGTCCGCGCGAGCGTGACGCTGCCGTTCAGGCGCTCCGGCCTCACCCTCACCCTCAGCCTGTTCAGCTTCCGCCCCGGCAGCCTGGACGACGTGAGCTGCGGCCCCGCGCAGGCGCTCGGCGACCTCGCGACGACCGGCCTGGTCCGCGACCGCCACTACCGCGCCGCCCTCACCGAGCTGGACCACCTGGGCGAGGCGCTGCGCACCCGGCCCGTCGTCGACCAGGCCCGCGGCATCATCATGCACGTCCTGAGCTGCGACGCGGACCAGGCCTTCGGTCTGCTGCGGCGCATCTCCCAGACCACGAACCGCAAGCTCTCCGAGGTCTCGGCGGTCCTGGTGGACACGCGCGGCCGCGGCCTGGAACGCGAGCTGACCACGCTGGCCAGGCGCGACGGCGAGTGAGCGGGCGCCCGGCCGCCCGGCCCGACCGCTCGTAGGTGGGGAAGCCTTAGGCCGTCCGGCGCGGGACGACGAGCGCGGGCCGCGCGGAACGGCTCGAATGAACGCATGCGCACTTCCGTCCCGCTGACCCTGGCCCCCTTGGCCCTGGCCCTGTACCCCCTCCTCGCCCTCGCGCCGCCCGCCCACGCGGAGGGCGGCCCGGCGGCCGCCGAGGTCACCCCGGCGCGCGTCGCGCCCGGCGAGCAGGTCACCGTCTCGGTCGCCTGCCCGGCCACCGCCGCCACGGCCCCGCAGACGATGGACGCCAGCTCCCAGGCCTTCGAGCAGGGCACCGTCACGCTCCGGCGCGTACCGGATCAGCAGAACCAGAACCCCGGCGCCGCCGGCTACCAGGGCACCGCCCGCATCGCCCCCACCACCGGCTTCGAGGACGGCGGCCCGAACACCGCGGGTCCCGTGTCGGAGTGGTCCGTGGACGGCGTCTGCCACGACGACGGCCAGTGGCAGGCCACGTTCACGGTCACCCGCGCCGCGCCGGGCCCCTCGCACACGGCGCCCGCGCACACGGCGTCCGCGCCCGCCGCGCCGCACGGCGTCCGCGCGGGCGAGGGCGGCACCTTCACCGACTCACCGGTGGCCCTCGCCGCCGGTGGCGTCCTGGTGGCGGGCGCGTGCGCCGCCGCCGTCCACCGGCTGCGCCGCGATCGCGCCTCCGCGCGCTGACCGCCGCACGGAGCAACGCGCCCGCCGTCGGACGATGGAGCGGCGCCGCCGTGGGGTACGCACAGACCCGACGGCACGCGGATGGCCACACGGGTGGCCAGGGGAGCGCACGGAGGTGCCCATGCGGCGGACGGACCACGCGGGGCACGGGCGCGTCCGGTCGGGCCCGCCCCTGCCGGAGCCGGGTCTTCCGGTCCTGCCGGAGCTCGCCGCCGTGGCCGCGGCCGCGGCGGGCCACAGCCACGCGCCCCCGCCCGGTGGCGACCCGGCGCTGCGCGCGGCGGCGAGCGGCTACTGGGACCGCCGCGGCCTGCCCGTCGAGCCGGAGCACGTCGCCGCCGCGCCCGGCGCGGCCCCCCTGCTGCTCGCCGTCGCCGCCGCCCTCGGCGGCGACGTCCTGCTGCCCCGGCCGTGCGCCGCCTGGTGGGAGCCCCAGGTGCGGCTCCTGGGCCGCTCCGTCTACCACGTGCCGACCCCCGCCGAGTGCGGCGGCGTGCCCGACGCGTACGCCCTCCTGGAGACCGTCCGGCGCGTCCGCGCCGAGGGCGGCGCGCCGCGCCTGCTCGTGCTCTCCGTCGCCGACGACCCGACCGCGACCGTGCCGCCGCCCGACGCCGTCCACGAGGCCGTCGAGGCCGCCGCGGGCGAGGGCCTGCACATCGTGAGCGACGAGACGTGGCGCGACACCCTGCACCGCCCGCATGACACCGTCCTGATCGGCCCCGCCGGGATGGCCCCGGGGCGGGTCACCGTCGTCAGTGACCTCGCCGGTGCCTTCCTGCCGCCCGCCCTGCCCGCCGCTGTCGCCCGCTTCCCCGCGGACGGTCCCGGCGCCGCGCTGCGCGCCCGCGCCCTCGACGTGCTGACGGCCCTGGGCGCGACCCTGGCCGCGCCGGCCGCCGCCGCGGCGGCGTACGCGCTCGGCGAGCCGGAAGGGATCACCGCACGGCTGGCCGCCGCCAACCGGCTGCACGCGCGCCTCGCCGCCGCCCTCCGGGAGACCGCCGTCGGCGCGGGCGCGCTCGCCCGGCCGCCGGTGGCCGGCCGACACGTGTACGCCGACCTCGGCCCGCTGCGCGCCGGTCTCGCCGCGCGCGGCGTCACGGACGCGCAGGAGCTGGAGGACCACCTCCAGGAGCGGCTCGGCCTGCCCGCCCCCGGCGGCCACCGCTTCGGCGACGACATCGACGCGCTGCGCGTACGCCTGTCCACGGGACCGCTCCTCGGGCCGGACCCCGAGGAGCGGTCCGGTGCGCTCGGCGCCCCGGAGCCATTGGAATCGCCGCACGTGGCGCGGGCGCTGGCCAGGATCGGCTCGGCCCTCGACGACCTCCGCGCGGAAGCACAGCGATGGGAGCCCCCTCGGTGACGCAGACACAGCAGCAGCCCCAGGGCACGGAGCGGGCCCGACGGGCGGGCACAGCGGACGCGGCAGACATGGCGGATACGGCGGACACAGCGGGCGCGGCCCGGGCGCGCACGCCCGTCCGCCGCCCGGCCGCCCCGGCGGCAGTGCCCCGCTCGCCGCGCCTGTGGCCCAAGTCGTTCGCGGACCGGCTCACCGCGCCGCTGCCGGGCCTGCGGGCCTTCGCGCGGTTCGCCCGCGAGGGCGCGCTCCGGCCCGCCCCCGCGGGCCTCGCCGACATCGCCCGGCTGCCCTTCGCACCGGGACCGCTGCCGCGTGCCGACGCCCGTACCGTCGCCGTGACCTGGGCGGGCCACGCCAGCTGGGTCGTCAGGATCGGCGGCCTCACCGTCCTCACCGACCCCGTCTGGTCCCGGCGGATCCTCGGCACCCCCGCCCGGGTCACGCCGGTGGGCGTGGCCTGGGACGCGCTGCCGCGGGTCGACGCCGTCGTCATCAGCCACAACCACTACGACCACCTCGACGCGCCCACCCTCAAGCGGCTGCCGCGCGGGACGCCGCTGTTCGTACCCGCCGGGCTCGGGCGGTGGTTCGTCAGACGGCGCTTCACGCGGGTCACCGAGCTCGACTGGTGGGAGAGCGCCGAACTCGACGGCGTCCGCTTCGGTTTCGTGCCCGCGCACCACTGGTCCAAGCGCGGGCTCAGGGACACCTGCCGGAGCCTGTGGGGCGGGTGGGTGCTCACCGACGCCGAGGGACAGCGGGTGTACTTCGCCGGGGACACCGGGTACGGGCACTGGTTCGCCCGCATCGGGGAGCGGTACCCCGGGATCGACCTCGCCCTGCTGCCCATCGGGGCGTACGAGCCGCGGTGGTGGCTGCGGGACGTGCACTGCGACCCGGAGGAGGCGGTGCGGGCCGCGCGCGACGTCGGGGCGCGGCGGATGGCCCCCATGCACTGGGGCACGTTCCTGCTGTCCGCCGAGCCGGTGCTCGAACCCTTGGAGCGCGTGCGCGCCGCCTGGGCCGCGGCCGGCCTCGCCCCCGGCGACCTCTGGGACCTGCCGGTGGGCGGCTCGCGGGTCCTGGGTCCCGGCTAGGCCCTCTCCGACGGGGCGCCGCGCGGGCGCAGCCGGCGCCACAGGGCCGGGGCCGCGCTGATGACGACGGTGAGGCCCACCGCAAGGGCCACGCCCTGCCAGGGCTCCCTGAAGAGGGAGCCGCCGAGGATGCCGATGAGCTGGTAGGTGACCGCCCAGGCGAGGCACGCGGGGAGGTTGCCGCGGGCGAACCGGCGCAGCGGCATCCCCGCCAGGAGGCAGGCCAGCATGACGGGAAGGCGGCCCGCGGGGACGAGCCGGGACAGGACGAGGACCAGGACGCCGTGGTCCCGGAGCTTGTCCTGGGCGCGGGCGAGCCGCTCCTCGGGGGCGCGGTCGCGGATCGCCTCCAGCCAGCGCGACCCGTTCTTGGAGCGCATGCCCCGCTGCCCGAGCCAGTAGAGGCCGACGTCGCCGCAGAACGCCGCGAGCGAGGCCACGCCGAACACGACGAGCAGCGCGAAGGGCGAGGTGTCGGTCTGGTGGAAGGCGACCACCGCGGCCGAGCTGACCAGCGCGCCCGTCGGCACCACCGGCACGAGCGCGCCGACCACCACGAGCAGGAAGAGCGACGGATAGCCGACCGCCTGCTGCGTGGAGTCCGGCGACACCTGGGCCGCGGCGGCAAGGATCATCGGGCGGCCTCCGGCCGGACGCTCTCGCCGTGCGCGAGGCGGTGCACCGCCACGTCCGGCGCCCGGCGCGCGGCCTGCCGCACGAACTCGTCGCCCGGCGTGTGGAACTCGTGCGGCCGCACCGCGTCCATGCCGATCGGCCAGTACGTGCCGTAGTGCACCGGCACGGCGCTGCGCGGCGCGATCCGGGCCAGGGCCTCGGCGGCGCGCGCCGGGTCGAGATGGCCGTGGCCCAGATAGGGGCCCCAGCCGCCGACCGGGAGCAGCGCCACGTCGACGGCGCCGACCTCGTCGGCCATCGCGTCGAACAGGCCGGTGTCCCCGGCGAAGTACGTACGGGCCGCGCCCTGGACGACGTACCCGAGCGCGGGGGAGCGGTGCGGCCCCACCGGCAGCCGGCGGCCGTCGTGCAGGGCGGGCACCACCCGCACGACCACGCCGCCGTCGCCGACGGGCACCTCGTCGCCCGGCTCGACCTCCGTGAACCGCAGGTGGGACAGGCGGCGAAGCCCCGGCACGGAGCGCGCCGCGCCG is a window from the Streptomyces spectabilis genome containing:
- a CDS encoding MBL fold metallo-hydrolase, with the translated sequence MRPDVTVTWWGHATCTVEDSGTRVLTDPLFVRRLAHLRRRRGALPPPEAAVADVVLLSHLHADHLHVPSLARLAPGTRALLPRGAARSVPGLRRLSHLRFTEVEPGDEVPVGDGGVVVRVVPALHDGRRLPVGPHRSPALGYVVQGAARTYFAGDTGLFDAMADEVGAVDVALLPVGGWGPYLGHGHLDPARAAEALARIAPRSAVPVHYGTYWPIGMDAVRPHEFHTPGDEFVRQAARRAPDVAVHRLAHGESVRPEAAR
- a CDS encoding MBL fold metallo-hydrolase, with the translated sequence MADTADTAGAARARTPVRRPAAPAAVPRSPRLWPKSFADRLTAPLPGLRAFARFAREGALRPAPAGLADIARLPFAPGPLPRADARTVAVTWAGHASWVVRIGGLTVLTDPVWSRRILGTPARVTPVGVAWDALPRVDAVVISHNHYDHLDAPTLKRLPRGTPLFVPAGLGRWFVRRRFTRVTELDWWESAELDGVRFGFVPAHHWSKRGLRDTCRSLWGGWVLTDAEGQRVYFAGDTGYGHWFARIGERYPGIDLALLPIGAYEPRWWLRDVHCDPEEAVRAARDVGARRMAPMHWGTFLLSAEPVLEPLERVRAAWAAAGLAPGDLWDLPVGGSRVLGPG
- a CDS encoding ANTAR domain-containing response regulator — its product is MPMPIGPAGPEGPESALPQRRLSELAEQAVRCTAACCGAGTTVTDGGDELPTAVTHPDLAGLVSVQLRSGEGPIPAAQERGAPVDAADLLRDERWPEYRALALDSGVRASVTLPFRRSGLTLTLSLFSFRPGSLDDVSCGPAQALGDLATTGLVRDRHYRAALTELDHLGEALRTRPVVDQARGIIMHVLSCDADQAFGLLRRISQTTNRKLSEVSAVLVDTRGRGLERELTTLARRDGE
- a CDS encoding DedA family protein; amino-acid sequence: MILAAAAQVSPDSTQQAVGYPSLFLLVVVGALVPVVPTGALVSSAAVVAFHQTDTSPFALLVVFGVASLAAFCGDVGLYWLGQRGMRSKNGSRWLEAIRDRAPEERLARAQDKLRDHGVLVLVLSRLVPAGRLPVMLACLLAGMPLRRFARGNLPACLAWAVTYQLIGILGGSLFREPWQGVALAVGLTVVISAAPALWRRLRPRGAPSERA
- a CDS encoding aminotransferase class I/II-fold pyridoxal phosphate-dependent enzyme, producing MRRTDHAGHGRVRSGPPLPEPGLPVLPELAAVAAAAAGHSHAPPPGGDPALRAAASGYWDRRGLPVEPEHVAAAPGAAPLLLAVAAALGGDVLLPRPCAAWWEPQVRLLGRSVYHVPTPAECGGVPDAYALLETVRRVRAEGGAPRLLVLSVADDPTATVPPPDAVHEAVEAAAGEGLHIVSDETWRDTLHRPHDTVLIGPAGMAPGRVTVVSDLAGAFLPPALPAAVARFPADGPGAALRARALDVLTALGATLAAPAAAAAAYALGEPEGITARLAAANRLHARLAAALRETAVGAGALARPPVAGRHVYADLGPLRAGLAARGVTDAQELEDHLQERLGLPAPGGHRFGDDIDALRVRLSTGPLLGPDPEERSGALGAPEPLESPHVARALARIGSALDDLRAEAQRWEPPR